The genomic DNA AAAATGATTTGAAATGTACTCAAATAAGGGGTGAGGAACACCTAAAACGAAACAATTCGCGCTTCCGGTGTCAACTTCTCAAAGGCTTGCAAATTAGATCCCTTATGTTGTGAGGCTTGCGAATTGGGTCAAATTCTGAAAAATCTCTTAATTGACAGAGGGTTCGAGGATACTTCTTTTTTTTAGTATGGTCCCCGCAAGGAAAAAGGACCTGCAACTGCGAATCCCTGCATGCTCGCCTTCGGTTGCACAACTGCTaatctttttaattttttccccACATGGCCACACTGCAACTGCGACGCATTTCTAGCTGGCCGGATTTCATTTTGGTAGACAAAGTTTGTGGCACGATCACTCGGagtattaagaagaagaaagtcaCAATCTGAAATAACACGCATGCCATAGGGATCGCATCAGCATCGATGATCAGCATGAGCGCGAGCAATAGCTTAGGGTGCTCTACTGTTACATTAGTAGCCAGGTGGATGCATGCCTGTAAATAAAAGATCATATCAAGCTGATCGACCTGAAGATCACCCACACTAGTAGTGAACTGATCTGTCTGTCCATCAGCCCGTGTGGTCCTGAATTAGGACTGCTAATCCCCCATCATTAGACCCACTGCACATTGAGTTTGAGAGATGGCCTCCTAGCTACCTTAATCATATGATCCATCACTACCCAACACTTTTGTGTTCACAAATTTAATTTGCACTGCTGGTTTGTAATTCTCTACTGCAAAAGAAATCTAGCTAGCACAAATATGAAAAtctgaaaaaataataaaactatTTCTCTTTCAACTCGCAATTTGGCACTGTTGAGTTTTATGATTCTTTTGCGATTGTGTAAGGGGGTTCTGTACTTTTGTACTTTTCTTACCATCAAAAGTAAAGTTACACAAGTACATCAAAGAACTTTCTGTTCGAGATCCCGAGCTTTGGAAGCAGGGAAAATTTTGAATTCCCAACTCGAAGCATCTCTTGCTCTAGTAGATTTTGTTGACGCAGAATCTGGACCTCAAGCTTTTGtgttgaacaacatggaggacctGAGAGATCGGCTTAACTCAAATGCAGGTtccaaatcggctcgcgagtggtgcaaggcgtgccagtcaatttgacctgcaattgacaaggtaaacgtAAAATTCATGAGCCGATAGGCGGCGAAGCCTTCGAGCTCATAAGTAGGCGTTCTTTGAATAAACATCATTAAGATATATTTGATGTAATCATGCGGTCTAAATAAACAAAACATTAATAACTGTGCCATCGGCTATGTCAGCCAacgggctaagataaagcattatAACACAACAGCCATAAAACAAAGCCCTTATTAACCACTCGCTTATCATataagctaacagatctagccaatgtcttgatatgtgtattgaactcagacaGGTAAGAGGGCATTGGTATCAATTTactaacttaaaagattagaacatagcaacaaggaTCAGTCGATGCTGACTGTACACAAGCTAGATACATTAATAGATTTTAATTAATATCTtaataagtgtattgaacttagacaaggcaacatgaatgagagggcattaacctcGATCTGACAATATAAAAGACTAGAGCACAATCACTAAAAACCTCTTGCCTACCGTTTGCAAACTGATTAAGGTAACAaaatctaatcaatgtcatgaccgtgtaattgaacttagacaaggtaacacggtaAGAGGACATTAATTTCGTCTCGTTAATCTTAACAGACAATCTCGCGGTAGTAAGGCCTCGTATGCAtgcctatcggctcaatgatgtCATCATGCTTCTGTGAGATACGGATAAGACCCGTTcgaagcatcggctctcaacatacggttagcaatacgaggggcaggggtaaagatctattggACCTACATGTAAAACAAGAAAGGCATGCAAGATCCACCAATcgatacgatctgataactATGAACGTTTAAACAGGGTAAGGGAaccgatgaagacaacctaaccagatctaagccgttcgataacCATAAGTAACATCGAAGACAAGCATAATATTGGACAAAGtttagaaagttctacttgcgactaagttaactcgataactagctaCGTGAtcgaatatcagaatataagacttaacttagaaagttccgATAGAGATTGTAATGACCAGGTGATGGTACTTACAGGCTTGTCTGAGATCGAAACCGTTGCAACCCTGCGCGCAAAAAGAAATTCGTCAGGAAGCTActttactcctactcctaagggtTGGCGGCGTGGCGCAGAAAGattatattgattgattgaaaGATTACACTTTACAAGCTTTAcgggtacatatttatactctGAAACTAACATAACCAAACTTGACTAGCTACTATAGAAATCTTAACTAAACAAAGGAAATATTAAGATACACGGACTCTATTTTCCTTATGTAGAATCCTCGCTGGTCAAGCTTCCTTGCCCGGCTCATCCGCAAAAAAAAACTGATCCGCATGCATGATTAACCGGACTCCTTCAACGTGGCGCATGTAAAGTAAACCAACAACCATGCCGTATCCTTCCTTTGTTTATTCTAATTATCTTCGCATGCATGTGCTGGCTCTATCTTCTTTGCATGCACTTTCTTTATTTAGCTTGTCTCTCCTTGGCCGATCCCATCAAATTAATTCTTGTATTAACCGGTCCTCAATTAGACATGGTATTTTATCGgccaaaatccggtgtcaataGATTTATCATCGACTCATCGAGTATTGAAATTGTTTCATCGAATTTCAAACTTTCAAGTTCAGGTTCTAGGACATTTGAAGTTTTTAAATGGGAACTTGGAATTCTTGATTGccaaaatatataaattttgaaTTCCACTGTGCATTTAGATAAGTCAAACTTTATATATTTTTACGAATATTTAGTTTAATTATAACTATATTTAGTGTATAAAGTTTGTATAGTTCAAGATACTTTTCATATATAGTACATTGTTCTTTTAAGCTATAAATAATACTCTATAATTGTGAGAAAACAGTCTAactttatagaataaaatatttctCACATTCTTAAACGAAGCGATTACTGCTGGACATCAAGCATTATCCTAGTTCGAATAACATGATTAAACATAATACGCATGAACCATATTTTTAAAAGAATAAACACAGGGAAATATTAAAATATCTAAAAAATTTCCCTATCAAATATAATTGGTTGATTAGATTTATGCGTAGCAAAATACCAAGACATATCCTCATACCCAAAAAAGGCCCACACAAGATTTATGGGTAGGCAGCAGAAGAAGCATCAAGCTTATTGCCAATCATCATTAACAAGATAATAAACTGCTACAGTGTTAATTTCACGGCTCTGCTTGGATGCACTCACTATAAAATCCATGGCATCGCATCCTCCCTCCTCGCACCACTCCACTGCAAAGGCGGAGCAGTTCCACTGCCGCTCACCACGCACGACCGatcgccatggccggcggcaaCCTCAAGAACTTGGTCATCGCCTTCCTCGTCCCGCTCCCCTCCATCCTCTTCTACCTCTCCTTCGTCCGTCCCGGCGGCAATGCCGACGCCGGCCCGCTCTCCTCGTGGTGCGCCGAGcacccgctcctcctcgccaacgtcctcttcttcctcaacgTCAATGTCCTCTTCTGGctcgtcggcctcctcctctccaacCACTGGGTAAGCACTAGTCACCCCCTCTCCAATCCAGCACTTTCTTTGCTTAATGCCCCCCGGCGTTTTGTTTCGTTCCCCTGCAAAGCACTTTTACCTGCAatgtgttcgacgaaatgccgaCTAAGTTTGTGCTGGCTGTCACCCCCTGTTGCATTGCAGCTCATCGACCTGTACTGGACCGTCATCCCGGTGATGCTGCTGCACTACTACCGGGGCCACCCGGCGTCCGTGACGGATGCAGTGAGGTCAGCAGTGGTCGTAGCGCTCACCTGGGTGTGGAGCGCCAGGCTCACGCACAACTACCTGCGCCGCGAGGGTTGGGAGTTTGGCAAGAGGGAGGACTGGAGGTTCAATGAGATGCGGGGACAGTACGGCAAGACCTGGTGGTGGATGTCATTCTTTGCCGTCTACCTCTCCCAGCAGGTATTGGCTCAATTCATAAAATTTCTCAGTGTATCTGAAGAAATGACAATCTAGCTATGAACATTCATGGTGGACAGTATCTTAATCCGAATTCCAAATCACACGTTTTTTTGCTGGCAGGTGTTCCTGATCAGCATCTGCCTGCCCATGTACGCAATCCACTCCAGCAACCAGCCATGGGGCATTTGGGACGTCGTGGCCACAGCCGCCTGCATTGCCGGAATTGTCATCGCTCACTTCGCCGATACCCAGCTTCACAAGTTCGTGACCAAGAACGAGAAGCTGAAGCAGCTGGGCGAGCCAACTGTCCCCACCCTCGAGGACGGCCTGTGGTGGTACTCGCGCCACCCCAACTACTTCGGCGAGCAGCTCTGGTGGTGGGGCCTGTATCTCTTTGCCTGGAACCTGGGCCAGCAATGGATGTTCGTGGGGCCCCTCGTTAACACCCTTTGCCTTGGCTATGTCACCGTGCTCGTGGAGAGGCGCATGCTGAAGCAGGAGCACCGAGCTGAGGCCTACAAGCTGTACCAGAAGAGGACCTCTGTGTGGATCCCCTGGTTCAGGAAGTCTGTCCCAGAACTGAAGCAGAAGGAGACCTAATCTCATGTTGTAGTTTACTATTTGGGTCTTTGCCCCTTGTCCAGGTTGTTCACCATGCTGTTGTTCCATCCTGTAATGTCGAGTACTTGTCGTTTCATCCCTTTGTGCAATTAACTGTGCATGAACTGTACTAGCTTGTATCATGATCACCTGTTTAAGGTGTAAATTAATAATAATGTATCTACAATGATCTGCCTAATCTCAAGCTTGCTTCCTGCTCATTTCATCCATCAGAAGGAACAAATATATTGATCTAGACTGAGATCAGATCATGCTTTCCAGCtgggactgcaacttggattatCAAATCTGATCAGTTACATTCTGGTCATATACTCACATCCACCCTTTTTTCCCAATGTTGACAGGACAAATGTTTATACCAATGTTATCAAATGTTTATATCAAATTTGGTCATATACTTGTATCCATTTTTTTCCTAATATTGACATGAAAAATGTTTAGATCAAAGATATCTACATATGTAGTCAATTTTGTTTCTCTGCTGCAAACCCCTTCTCGTCAGTGATGCTCTTGGTTGGTTCTATCATTTCAGACTCCTGGTCCTGGACCATTAGAACCTGCAGCTCTATCAGGATGAAGCTCTTCCACCGCCTTCTGAATGCCAGTGCCTGGTATGTATTCCCATGCTTTTCTGGATATTTGAAATCAAATATGGACCTACCGACTGTTACTTGCCGCCGTTTGCTCTGATTCCAGCGTTATGTTCCTGTCTGCCACGGTGCATAAAGTGGCAATGGAGACATAATAGATGACGTATTGCAATTGCTCGGTGCAATTAGTTTGTAGCTAAAAATGTAATTACGGCTTTCAGTATCTGGATGTATGGTCATAGTTTGTGCTGGGATTAAGTGAAATTTTAGTTCAAATATTTCACTATATTGCCCCTATCTATACAAGGCATTAGGCGAGTACTGACTTCTGAGTAGATTAAACTGAGCTGAGGGGCACTACAAGAATTTGGCAGATGAATATTACGATGATACCCACCCAGAAAAAAGTTAGGAACATTCGATTCCTCTCCGATGAACACCCAACTTTTTAAGGACTATAATCAAGAGCAGCGCCTTTAAACTTGTGTTATATGTGTTATAGTAGAATTGAATGATTACACGGTTACTTTGCAGCGTTGTTTATCCCCAGCCAGCTGCTGCATATGCTTGCTTGGCCGAAAAGAAGAGTGGCGTGCAGCGCAGCCTGAATATACAAGTTGATGAAAGAGGCCGGCCGCATGAAGCACTTTTACTTTTGGTTGGGTTGATGATCTTTGTATCATTATCCGAGCTGTTTGTTCATCCATGGGCCCCCAGATCTCACCAAGCTATTACAACTCTAATATTTCCCATTACGTATTCAACACACAGTTGCTAAGCAGCGGGGTAAACTATTGTATGCTGCTCAATCCAACTTGATCTGCTTTTGGCACGCAATGATGCTTTGTCAACTTTTTGGCCAACGGGAAGAGAAAGCCACCACCGTTCGGCATTCTGAAACTCCGATTGATGCTTCTGTTCTTTGAGTTCATGGTCCTGTAAATAGTGTCTGATACTAACCATACCAAGCTTCTTTTCATCCCGGCTACCAACCTAATTGTTTTCAGCTCTGAGCTATCCATTTTTATGCCAGCGCTATTATCTAAGTAAAGATTAAAATTCAAACATCCATTTCCACTGTTGTACTTCACTTGTATGAGAAACTACTGTATGCAGTGATGCAGTGGATTTCAGTTTTTGCCTGCGCCATTCTGTTTGTCTGTCAGTTTTAATATTATGCAGCTTAACCAACATAGCACGTTGCCCTCAATGCTCTGGGCGTTCTGTATGAGAACTACTTACAAATTTTTTCGACCAatcaagattttttttacaaaaaacaaaataaaataaaatgcacAGACCACAGTTAAGCATCGATCTCAAAACATGAGTGCGTGCAGCCTGCACGATTTGGACCATATGTTGCAGAAACTTCCTCTACCCACTGGTCATCTCTGTTTCCAATTGAGCAATTGCTTCAACGCCAGGATTACTGTTAGTATCATATCCTAACGAGGTAAGTCTTGGGCTCACATCTGAGTGGTTGCAATCAAAGTGTAGAGTTGTCGACACAGATATGACATGCATTATGTATAATAAGAGCTCTTTTACTGcacacaatactactacttagtggTATATAAAGTAGGACCTTTATATATAATAATGAACTATCAGCCTTCAATGCCAAATGATGCTAGGAGAGGTGCAGGGGGGATCCGCAGGGCAAAGATACAGCTTGAGGAGCGAGCCATTGCTGAGGGTGCTTTGGATGAGGCCGCTCCAGAGGACGAGTCACTTGCTGCAGCAGAGGCACCTATGCCAGCTTACCTTCCCACCGACTCAGAGGACTCCGATGAGGATAAGGACTACATGCCTACTGAGCCTACTTTCACACTCCATCGTGCTCATGACGATGAAGCAGGGACCTCTCTTTCAGGACAACGTGTGCCAGCACCGGCAGTTCCTACAGTCAAAGCAGCACAGGTAACTTAGCCTGATACTCTCACTGCTATACTTCAATTTTTAGCTCAGGGGCAGCAAGCTAGTGAGGAGACGCAACAGCAGATGCGGGCATAGTTAGCTCGCCAGTAGGTAATACTTGAGGGCATTCAACAGCAGATGATTAACTTATAGATGTTCACTTTCTTTTCTAGCTTCTTGGGACAGTTGTACCATCACACAGGCCTTGAGGCTCATCCAGCTCCTACTTCTCAGCAGCTTTAGCACGACCCTATGGCTCCTCCTCCATCGATTGGCGGATTTGTGTAACCCTTGGCTACCTTCCTAGTCTCGCCACTTCTTCAAATAGGGATGTTCTAACTTCCACAATCGAAGGCACAGTGTGACCAGAAAGAGTAGTCCTTCCTTGACCAGCTTTAGCAGAATTAATTCTCCAGTCAACTTCAGTCAACTCAGGTGCCTGCTTCATTCTCAACAGCACCACTCACCTTTGAGCAGACACCGCAGCCTTTTCTCACTGGTCCGAGGTCTAGTTCTCCTTTTTCGTCCTTTGTGACACCTCGGTCCAAGGGGCTTGACACGACCGATGCCACTCTTCGCGCTATCACTCAGCAGATTGACATAAAGATGGCTTCAGGGGTTGAGGTGACAGTTTCTCAGGGCGACACCACCGTTTCTACTTCTTCTGCTCCTGTCACCATAGTTGTCGCTACTTCAGCTCCTACTTCTTCCACTTCGTTCGCCCCGAGGGCTCTCCTACAGCTTCGTTCTTGAGGGCTCTCCTACAGCTTCGTTCTCAAGCTGACCCCGTTCGTCCCGAGGGCTCTCCTACAGCTTCGTTCTCGAGCTTCGATGACGATGACGCTAACATCTTGGGCTACGTGATGCAGCCCTCTGGAGCACCTGCAACCTCTTCACCATCTTTTCCACCCCAACAGGACTAGAGCTTTTAGGTCTCCTTTTTAGTGCATCAGTGCCAAAGGGGGAGATAGATAGGGGGAGTAGAGATAGGGGGAGCTTGGAGGGAGTGTGTTGTTTCTTCTGTGGATCTTCATGTCTAGACATGTTATTTTGATCTTGTGCTTGTTGGTGTGTTGACATGTCTACTCATGTGTGTGGTTTACTTTCAGTTAATGCTTGTGTGCTTGTTTACCTTCTCTATATCTTGTCATGCGTTAATTGTGTTGAAATGTGCTTTAGATTAAAATTCTGTATCTCTACTTGTTGTGTTGTCATCTATCACCAAAAAGGGAGAGATTGAAGCACCTAGGCCCTTTCGCACCTTTGATAAGGGTGTGTTTTGGTGATAAATGATAACCATTTACTTGTGACTAACCCATGTGTTTTGAAGCGAATCAATATTGGTTATTATGTCATGAGTTAAATGGAAATTGGCCCCTCAATTTGAATTATCATGCAGGCTAAGGGCTAATGCGACAAGGCTAAGGACCTTTCTATGATGAAGTGTCACAGGGAGATGAAGGACACTTAGTGTAATATAAGCTTTGCTAGTTTGTAGCACTTGGACcgtactattaagaggggtTTCAATGTTAGTAGCTTGATATTGTGAAACTAACCACGAAAATGATGCATACTCAGCATTTTCTAGAACTTGGTAGCTCAATGAACTCAAGGAAGTATTCAAGAAGCGAAGAAATTGATGGAAAACTCAAAGGTGATTGCATTGGATGAGTGAATATGAAAAGGGACTGTCGGATGTTCCGACGCCCTAATTCTTAGATGCGTCGGAGCAATTTTTCAGAGGTGAAAAACTAAAGGTCAAAATCAGTTGCTTCGATGGTAGAGCATCGGACGAATATTGCGTAGCACTAGATGTTTCGATGCTATGTCAAGAAGACTGTTGCAGCAAGCATGTGTTCTTTGCAAATTTCCAAAGAGGTTTTGACAAAAATACCtttagcaccggatgttccaacACCTGTCATGTGACCATTGGATCAATGTTTCGGAGCAAGTATAGTTTCTTTGAAAacttccagagaggttttgacTAGAACCCCTttagcaccggatgatctgacACTACTCAGGAGACCATCGGAGCATTCACCGGAGCAACATTTCATTGTTACTTTTGTAACGGTCATATTTTGAAGATGTGAGTGACCGAATGTTCCGACACCTTGGGGGATGGTCGATGGT from Setaria italica strain Yugu1 chromosome VII, Setaria_italica_v2.0, whole genome shotgun sequence includes the following:
- the LOC101775601 gene encoding uncharacterized protein C594.04c — its product is MAGGNLKNLVIAFLVPLPSILFYLSFVRPGGNADAGPLSSWCAEHPLLLANVLFFLNVNVLFWLVGLLLSNHWLIDLYWTVIPVMLLHYYRGHPASVTDAVRSAVVVALTWVWSARLTHNYLRREGWEFGKREDWRFNEMRGQYGKTWWWMSFFAVYLSQQVFLISICLPMYAIHSSNQPWGIWDVVATAACIAGIVIAHFADTQLHKFVTKNEKLKQLGEPTVPTLEDGLWWYSRHPNYFGEQLWWWGLYLFAWNLGQQWMFVGPLVNTLCLGYVTVLVERRMLKQEHRAEAYKLYQKRTSVWIPWFRKSVPELKQKET